In Mycobacteriales bacterium, the genomic window ACCGCGTAGCCGAACGCCAGCGTGGTGACGGCGAGGTAGAGGCCGCTGATCCGTAGCGCCGGGATGCCGATCACCATCGCGGTCACCGCGCCGGCCAGGATGCCGATGCCCATGGCGAGGAAGAAGTCGATGTTGTGCTCGGCGACGAGGCCACCGGAGACGGCGGCGGCCATGCCGACCAGGCCGAACTGACCGAGGCTGATCTGCCCCGCCCAGCCGGACAGGATGACCAGCGACACCGCGACGATGCCGTAGAGCGGCAGCACCGCGAGCGAGGGCAGGTAGGGGCTGCTGACGACGAACGGCAGCACGACCATGAAGCCGACCATCGTCACGGTGATCGCGTAACCGGCGCGGCGTACCTCGGGCAGGTTGCGCAGCTCGACCGGTACCGGCCGGAAGCGCTTGACGTTCTGCCAGGTGGCGACGCCCATGTCGTAGGCGCGGGACGCGACACCGCGCTGCACGAGCAGCGCGACGATGATCACCACGAGCATCAGCGCCGAGGCGACGTTGTTGGTGCCGGTGCTGGCGATCGAGGCGAAGATGAGTACGCCGATGCCGAGACCGGCCATCAGCGTGACCCCGATGCGCTCCAGCCGCCCAACGACGGCCGCGGCCATGCCGTAGAGCAGGGTGTCGAAGCCGAGCGTGGCGTCCTGCGGCACCCCGATGAGCGGGGACTGCACGTAGATCGCCGCCCCGGCGAGCAGGCCGGCGATCGCCCAGGCGACGGTGCCGACGAGCTTGACCGGGATGCCGAGCAGCGAGGCGCGGTCGGCGTTCTCCGCCGACGCGCGCAGGGCGATGCCCATGCGCGTCCAGCGCAGGAACGACGCGAGGCCGGCGGTGAGCCCAACGACGACGGCGAAGGCGAAGATCTGGTCACCCGAGAGCACGGGCTGGCCCTGGCCGTTGTGGAACGCGAAGTCCCGCCAGGGCGTCGGGACGGTCGCGATCTGGCCGGCCTTGGCACCGAGCCAGATCGGGATGAAGAACGCCAGCGCGCCGAGCGACTGGGCGATGCCGACCGTGACCACCGTGAGGATCAGCCGCGGCGCCTTGGCGAACCGTCGCATCACGAGCACGTCGGCCAGCACGCCGAACAGCGGCCCGCCGAGGAACGCGATCGGCAGCGCCTCCAGGTAGCCCAAGTAACCCTGGATGTTGAGCAATAGCGCCGTCACCGCGGGCACCGCACCGATGGCCGCGGCGGCGAAGTTGATGATGCGCACGCTGCGGTAGATCAGCACCAGCGCGACGCCGATGAGGCCGTAGAGCGACCCGAGGGCGAGCCCGTCGATGTAGTTCTTCGTCGACAGGTCGAACGCGACCCAGGTGAACGCCCAGAAGCCGACGATCAGCAGCGCCCAGCGGACGGCCTTGGCGGCCGGCCCGTCGTCGTCGCGCAGCCACTTCCAGACCTGGCCGGCTGCCGGCAGCGCCGGCCACCGCCGGACAGAGTCCAGACTCGACATCAGTGCCGCCCGTCCATCGGCATCGGCGGGCCGTCGATCGCGTCGAAGCTGCCGTTCTTGCGCGCGCCCTCGATCTGCACGTAGTGACCCGGTTTGCCGTTGACGTTGGACTTCTGGTGCTTGTCCCAGTAGACGATGCGGACGTCGGCGTTCCAGCCGTGGTTGTCGGGCGCGAGCACCCGAAGGATGCGGCCGGTGTCGCCGCCGCCGCGCGGCGGGATCCGGAACGCCGCGGCGGCCATGTTCTGCGGGGTGAGATCCGGGCCGGTGGCCTGGATCATCGTCATCAGCATGTTGATGTAGCCCCAGTTGGTGGTCGCCGTGTCCGACTCGAACGGCGTGTTGCCCTGGCCGCCGCCGAGGTGCCAGATGCGGGTCGCCGTGTCGTTGTCGAGCGGCTCACCGGCGTCGAGCTGTGACAGCCCAAAGGCGAGGTCGTAGGGGCAGTGGCCCGACTGGGGGCAGGCCAGCCCGCCGTCGCTCGTGTAGGTCTGGCCGACGGTGTCCGCGTCCATGCCCTGGTTGGTGGCGAGGACGTTCTCCGGCCAGTAGTTGTTCTGCGCCTCGCCGGAGTAGAGGAACTGCGGGGCGACGGGGTCGCACAGGCACAGCACGGTCGTCGCCGGGTGGCCGGGCTTGTTCATCGCGGCGATGCCCGCCTGGGTCTGCTGCGCAGCCGTGTTGATGTTCTGGTCGTAGTAGTACTGGTTCTGGCTGAAGTCCTCGCCGCATTTCTGCTTCAGCAGCGGCGCGAGGATCTTCTGCGCGGTGTACTGGTTGTCCGGGTCGTTGGTGCTGATGACCCCGAGCACCCGCTTCTTGCCGTTGAAGTTCTGCGCCGGGTTGAAGTTGGGCGCGTACTTGACCACGCGGCTGCTGTTGTTGCTCGTCATCTGGCTGCACCACCAGTTGGCGAACATGCTCATCATCCGGGTGCCCGTCATGTTGACGTCCCAGTGATAGGGGTTCATCGCCTGGTTGAAAGCCTCGGAGAACCCCGCCCCACCGAGGTTGACCGTGCCCTTGCGGGCCAGCTCTGCGAAGCAGTCCGAGCACAGTGTGGTGTTCCAGATGACCGCGTAGGGGTGGTACTTCGCGACGATCGTGTCCATCTCGGGAATCAGGCACTGCTTGTCGGGTGGCACCGACTGGCACTGGCCGGCGTAGGTGTCGATGTGCAGCTTGCGCCCGTAGAGCTCGTAGTGGCTGTTGACGAACTTCTCGACCGCGTTGTTGAACGCCTGGGCCTGGCTGAAGCTCACATAGAGACCCTGCGCCTGCAGGATCGCGTTGACCTCGGGCCCGTAGTCGCTGACGTACCAGACGACCTCGATCTGGTCCTTGGTCACGCCGCGGTAGGTGTTGCCACCGTTGGCGCCGGTGAACTTGGGCGTGCACGGCGGGGCGTAGTAGTCGATCTTGGGGTCGTACTGCCGGCCGTCGACACAGTGGCTCGTGTCGCCCGCCGCCGTCCCCGTCGGCGTGGCGCCGCCTGCTCCGCCGCCGCCGGTGCCGGCGGTGCCGCCGGCTCCGCTCGCGCTGCTGCCCGTGGCCGCGCCGGCTCCGGTCGCCGTGCCGCCGGCTCCGGCCAGCGAGCCGCTGCTGCCGGTGGCCCCACTGCTGCCCGGCACCCCGCCGGTGCCGTTCTGCGTGTAGAGGCTGCCGCTGGCGGTGTTGCTGCTGCCCGGCGCGGTCGACGGCACGATCGTGATGATCAGGGCCTGGAGGGCCAGGACCACCGCCAGCGGCAGGTAGCGCCGAGCGAGCTTGGTTCCATCCATGTGGGCCTCTTGGAGTGCGCGGGGGTGCTGCGCCGCTAATTCGCTGTGAGGCCCGTCACGTCCTGCCGTCAGGTGGTGACTATTCGGATGCGACGGCGCAAGGCCGCGTCAAGAGGTGCGGCGCGTGACAAATCGCCGAGCAGGCCGACCTAGACTGCCGGAAGGTCGGTCTCGCCCGTATCCCCCCCGCGGGCGAGGCCGGCCGCCTCGTGCCAGTCGGTCAGCGGCGCGACTGGCGCCCGTAGCCGACGTAGAGCGCGACCGCGGCCACCGCGGCGACGACACCGACCGCGATCAGCACCCGGTCGGTGCGCAGCTGCCGCTCGATCGTGTAGGTGTGGGACCCGGTGAACGCCGACCCCGACCCTTCCTCGGCCACGTGGCGCAGCTCGTCGAGCGCTGCGCCGCTGCGCGACGGGGGCAGCGCGCGACGGCTCATCGGCTGGCCGACGGGCAGGCCGTCGGGGCCGTGGAGAACGTCGTGCACGGCGGTGCGCAGGCGAGCGGCGCTGCGGCTCGCGACCCGCTTGGGGCTGACACGATCGGCGATGGCGTCGATGGTCTCGGCGAGCTCGGCCCGGGTGTGCTCGATCTCTCGCTGGATGGCGTGCGGGTCCTGGCCGGCCACGTCTTCCTCCTCGCGGGTCACTGCCATCACTGTCGCAGGTCGACGACGACCTTCACGTCGTCGGGTCGCTTGTCGAGGGCGTCCGGCCAGGCGTCCATCGGCACCCGTCGGGTGATCAGCCGGGCGAGCCAGTCGTTGTCGGCTGCGCTGAGGTAGCCGGCGGCCAGCTCGTAGTGCCGCCGGTTGGCGTTGACCGAGCCGAAGACCACGTCGTTGCCGAGCACGAGCTCCTTGTTGAGCGCGTCGGCCTCGGTGCTGATCGCCCTGGTGCCGGAGGAGATCCCGGTCAGGCAGGTGATCGCGTTGTGCGCCGTGCGCTGCAGCAGGTCGAAGACCAGCTGGCCGACGCCGGTGCACTCGATGACGACGTCGGGCTCGCCGGCATCGGCCGCGTCGCTGTGGTAGGTCGCGCCGAGGTCGCGGACGAGCTGCGGCTTGGGGCCGTCGGTGACCCGGTCGAGCACGTGCACCTCGTAGCCCTTCTGAACCCCGATCATCGCGGCCAGCAGGCCGATCGGCCCGGCGCCGGTGACGAGGACGCGGTGCGCGTCCAACGTCGCCCGTGCGCTGATCTTCTCGACCTGGTCCCAGGCCTTGGCGACCACGGAGGTCGGCTCGGTCAGCACCGCGAGGTCGCCGAGGTCCGCGTCGAGGCGGACGGCGAACTTGGCCGGCACCCGCCACTGCTGCGAGCCGTAGCCGTCCATCTCCTTGATGCCGCGCTCGGTGTACTTGCCGTTGCGGCAGAAGTCCCACTCGTCCTTCGAGCAGGGCATGCAGGGCACCGGGTCGGGTCGGCGGACGATGCCGACGACCAGGTCGCCCGTGGCGAACCCGCTGCCCTTCGGGGCATCGATGACGCGGCCGAGCGACTCGTGGAAGAGCGTCATCCGGTCGCTTCCCGGCGGCGGCCAGCCGTAGCCGTACTGCGTGATCTCGACGTCGGTGCCGCAGACGCCCACGAGCTGGCCCTCGACGTGGATCTCGCCGAGGTCGGGCGGCGGCTCGGGGACCTCCTCGACCTTCGCCGACTCAGGTTTACCCGGCGTAACGGTGCATGCCTTCACGTCCGCTCCCTCCCCGCTCCCCACCGCTCCGAACATCGTCGTCACGCACTAGCGTGCTCGCACGCCCACGCAGGACGGTCCCGAGGAGGCATCATGCCGCGTCTGTCGATCGGCGACCCCGCCCCGGAGTTCTCACTGCCCGACGCCGACGGCAACCTCGTCCGGCTCTCGGAGCTCCGCGCCGGCCACCCGGGGCGCGTCGTCGTCTACTTCTACCCGGCGGCGCTGACCCCCGGCTGTACGACGCAGGCCTGCGACTTCCGCGACGATCTGGGCGACTTCGAGGCCGCCGGCCTGTCGGTCGTCGGCATCTCGCCGGACCCGCCGTCGAAGCTGGTGAAGTTCCGCGAGGCGCACGCGCTGACGTTCCCGTTGCTGTCCGACCCCGACCACAAGGTGCTCGAGGCCTACGGCGCCTGGGGCGAGAAGACCATGTACGGCAAGAAGGTCGTCGGCGTCATCCGCTCGACCGTCGTGGTCGGTGACGACGGCCGCGTCGAGCAGGCGCTCTACAACGTGCGGGCCAAGGGCCACGTCGCCAAGCTGCGCCGCGACCTCGGTCTCGCGAGCTAGGGACTAACCTGCGGCGTACGTCAGGTTGGTCGGAAAGGAGCCGTCACCGTGCGCGTCGTCGTCGACTACGACCGCTGTGAGAGCAACGCGGTCTGCATGAGCCAAGCCCCCGAGGTGTTCGAAGTCCGGGACGACGATCTCATGTACGTCCTTCAGGAGGAGCCCGACGAGAGCCTGCGGCCCAAGGTCGAGGCGGCCGTGCGGGGCTGCCCCAAGCAGGCCATCAGCATCCAGGGCTGACTTCCGTACCGACCCTCGCAACCGACAGGACTGGTCATGACCTCCACCGC contains:
- a CDS encoding ABC transporter permease: MSSLDSVRRWPALPAAGQVWKWLRDDDGPAAKAVRWALLIVGFWAFTWVAFDLSTKNYIDGLALGSLYGLIGVALVLIYRSVRIINFAAAAIGAVPAVTALLLNIQGYLGYLEALPIAFLGGPLFGVLADVLVMRRFAKAPRLILTVVTVGIAQSLGALAFFIPIWLGAKAGQIATVPTPWRDFAFHNGQGQPVLSGDQIFAFAVVVGLTAGLASFLRWTRMGIALRASAENADRASLLGIPVKLVGTVAWAIAGLLAGAAIYVQSPLIGVPQDATLGFDTLLYGMAAAVVGRLERIGVTLMAGLGIGVLIFASIASTGTNNVASALMLVVIIVALLVQRGVASRAYDMGVATWQNVKRFRPVPVELRNLPEVRRAGYAITVTMVGFMVVLPFVVSSPYLPSLAVLPLYGIVAVSLVILSGWAGQISLGQFGLVGMAAAVSGGLVAEHNIDFFLAMGIGILAGAVTAMVIGIPALRISGLYLAVTTLAFGYAVQGYILNKNYPIGRLLLPSGFAASVERPLLWGRINLEDDLNFYFVCLAFLAVVYVAALSFRRNRGMRVLMAVRDNVRAGAAYTVNPIRTKLAAFAISGGIAGVAGVLFAYGQHNVIPGSYSVFNSISIFLAVVIGGLTSLPFAVVGAMLFEASALFGHQLDPYIGQSVATILPLLLTGPLLVANLMLYPGGSAEEGFKQRDRFLRWVAARRGLHVPSLVADRRVDAEPDDETEVLESAEERFRGLSAQPGPAEPTVGARS
- a CDS encoding DUF3618 domain-containing protein codes for the protein MTREEEDVAGQDPHAIQREIEHTRAELAETIDAIADRVSPKRVASRSAARLRTAVHDVLHGPDGLPVGQPMSRRALPPSRSGAALDELRHVAEEGSGSAFTGSHTYTIERQLRTDRVLIAVGVVAAVAAVALYVGYGRQSRR
- a CDS encoding glucose 1-dehydrogenase yields the protein MKACTVTPGKPESAKVEEVPEPPPDLGEIHVEGQLVGVCGTDVEITQYGYGWPPPGSDRMTLFHESLGRVIDAPKGSGFATGDLVVGIVRRPDPVPCMPCSKDEWDFCRNGKYTERGIKEMDGYGSQQWRVPAKFAVRLDADLGDLAVLTEPTSVVAKAWDQVEKISARATLDAHRVLVTGAGPIGLLAAMIGVQKGYEVHVLDRVTDGPKPQLVRDLGATYHSDAADAGEPDVVIECTGVGQLVFDLLQRTAHNAITCLTGISSGTRAISTEADALNKELVLGNDVVFGSVNANRRHYELAAGYLSAADNDWLARLITRRVPMDAWPDALDKRPDDVKVVVDLRQ
- the bcp gene encoding thioredoxin-dependent thiol peroxidase, giving the protein MPRLSIGDPAPEFSLPDADGNLVRLSELRAGHPGRVVVYFYPAALTPGCTTQACDFRDDLGDFEAAGLSVVGISPDPPSKLVKFREAHALTFPLLSDPDHKVLEAYGAWGEKTMYGKKVVGVIRSTVVVGDDGRVEQALYNVRAKGHVAKLRRDLGLAS
- a CDS encoding ferredoxin; translation: MRVVVDYDRCESNAVCMSQAPEVFEVRDDDLMYVLQEEPDESLRPKVEAAVRGCPKQAISIQG